The Zalophus californianus isolate mZalCal1 chromosome 7, mZalCal1.pri.v2, whole genome shotgun sequence genome includes a region encoding these proteins:
- the BNIP5 gene encoding protein BNIP5 isoform X1, translating into MEHPRGPKKPLSGRRARSLDRSHGPKKDSESWNCQCLSLPILTTPYRRVLHRTASDGTRCPQSPAQSVEAQGTTAIALSLEETREFLPSDQKPPQDTKKDKAQRWGQQGWLKTFINFLLRTGPEEPKEKGSRKAKGKEGLPKPAEAPGAPGDTAPRKKAHDKKASRKKHGHKKHVAEETKGTQDQETEGQETGLCKMAVAPRSEEADLGPAPRGGEGSDLHQSLFIEDRGPGASEISSQATGHWPEEKLKTLDKETIIRMIVEFLQRVGDQWEEEQLQAPRPEVVQQNPVPAVRKKSQEKKSSLKRAFPHKKHGSEEPKRAGPAGVSSPESRPLRRPNFLPLLTEPSTSSSLGSEEPHVHEAPSAESGAPSAFELAAQAGSQGPEEDLQMNRTVEFKEFIQKIIALLQGAEEQRGEKQLQVEEPEVAIENTSPPCRRKSHEKKSSFRKAYSHKKCGSKEGKRAWAAGVASPESRPHRRPSFLPLCMGGHQPSASSSLDLDNVEFQESLPEEGTPVGSSEAPPQTRGHKPEEGLQPDEVFESKELIIQGLVDLLQEVDDQLGEQIRRHPSFKRVLHKLSDSSLRKLAATLQSQKAHLAELDRNLTKRPYHFAFGSSNKFAGNNSHTILSLMGLCYGHSQHSYTHFLCPMAQQNIASLEIQSPD; encoded by the exons ATGGAGCATCCGCGGGGACCGAAGAAGCCTCTGTCGGGGAGAAGAGCCAGGTCTCTGGACAGGTCACATGGCCCCAAGAAGGACTCAGAGTCATGGAACTGCCAGTGCCTTTCCCTGCCCATTCTCACCACCCCCTACAGGCGGGTGCTGCACCGGACGGCCAGCGACGGGACCAGgtgtccccagagcccagctcagTCTGTGGAGGCTCAGGGCACCACGGCCATAGCCCTCAGCCTGGAGGAGACCAGGGAGTTTCTCCCCAGTGACCAGAAGCCTCCGCAGGACACTAAGAAGGACAAGGCCCAGAGGTGGGGCCAGCAGGGGTGGCTGAAGACCTTTATAAACTTCCTTCTGAGGACAGGCCCTGAGGAGCCCAAAGAAAAGGGCAGCCGGAAGGCAAAGGGGAAGGAGGGCCTCCCCAAGCCCGCAGAAGCCCCTGGGGCACCAGGGGACACAGCTCCTAGGAAGAAAGCCCACGACAAGAAGGCCAGCCGCAAGAAACATGGTCACAAGAAACATGTTGCTGAGGAAACCAAGGGGACCCAAGATCAGGAGACCGAAGGCCAAGAGACAGGGCTGTGCAAGATGGCGGTTGCCCCACGCTCCGAGGAGGCTGACCTGGGCCCAGCACCCAGGG GTGGGGAAGGTTCAGATCTCCACCAGTCCTTGTTCATTGAGGACAGGGGTCCTGGAGCGTCGGAGATTTCTTCTCAAGCCACAGGTCACTGGCCGGAAGAGAAGCTCAAAACCCTTGACA AGGAGACCATCATCAGGATGATAGTGGAATTTCTCCAAAGAGTGGGAGACCAGTGGGAGGAGGAG CAGCTTCAAGCTCCTCGGCCAGAGGTGGTTCAACAGAACCCAGTGCCAGCCGTCAGGAAGAAATCCCAAGAGAAGAAGTCTAGCCTCAAGAGAGCCTTTCCTCATAAGAAACACGGCTCCGAGGAGCCTAAGAGAGCGGGGCCTGCCGGTGTTTCCAGCCCCGAGTCCCGGCCACTCAGGAGGCCCAACTTTCTGCCCCTGCTCACCGAGCCCTCCACCTCTAGCAGCCTCG GTTCGGAGGAACCCCATGTCCACGAGGCCCCGTCTGCAGAGAGCGGGGCTCCAAGTGCCTTCGAGCTTGCCGCCCAAGCAGGAAGCCAGGGACCCGAAGAAGACTTGCAGATGAACAGAACCGTGGAATTCA AAGAATTCATTCAGAAGATCATTGCCCTACTCCAGGgtgcagaggagcagaggggagagaag cAGCTTCAAGTCGAGGAACCGGAGGTGGCTATAGAAAACACATCCCCACCCTGCAGAAGGAAATCCCATGAGAAAAAGTCCAGTTTCAGAAAAGCCTATTCTCATAAGAAATGCGGCtccaaggaagggaagagagcgTGGGCTGCAGGTGTTGCCAGCCCGGAGTCCCGGCCGCACAGGAGGCCCAGCTTTCTGCCCCTGTGCATGGGGGGCCATCAGCCCTCTGCCTCCAGCAGCCTCG ATCTGGACAATGTTGAGTTCCAGGAGTCCTTGCCTGAAGAAGGGACACCTGTTGGATCCTCAGAAGCGCCCCCCCAGACCAGGGGCCACAAGCCAGAGGAGGGACTGCAGCCGGATGAAGTGTTCGAATCTA aGGAGCTGATCATTCAGGGGCTGGTGGACCTTCTCCAAGAAGTGGATGACCAGTTGGGAGAGCAG ATCAGGCGACACCCCAGCTTTAAGAGGGTTTTACACAAGCTCTCAGACTCCTCCCTCAGGAAGTTGGCAGCCACCCTGCAGAGCCAGAAGGCCCACCTTGCAGAGCTGGACAGGAACCTCACCAAGAGACCCTACCACTTTGCCTTTGGCTCATCTAACAAATTTGCCGGCAACAATAGCCACACCATCCTTAGCCTCATGGGCCTGTGCTATGGCCATAGCCAACACAGCTACACCCACTTCCTGTGCCCGATGGCCCAGCAG aaCATCGCAAGTCTTGAAATCCAAAGTCCAGATTAA
- the BNIP5 gene encoding protein BNIP5 isoform X3, with protein MEHPRGPKKPLSGRRARSLDRSHGPKKDSESWNCQCLSLPILTTPYRRVLHRTASDGTRCPQSPAQSVEAQGTTAIALSLEETREFLPSDQKPPQDTKKDKAQRWGQQGWLKTFINFLLRTGPEEPKEKGSRKAKGKEGLPKPAEAPGAPGDTAPRKKAHDKKASRKKHGHKKHVAEETKGTQDQETEGQETGLCKMAVAPRSEEADLGPAPRGGEGSDLHQSLFIEDRGPGASEISSQATGHWPEEKLKTLDKETIIRMIVEFLQRVGDQWEEEQLQAPRPEVVQQNPVPAVRKKSQEKKSSLKRAFPHKKHGSEEPKRAGPAGVSSPESRPLRRPNFLPLLTEPSTSSSLGSEEPHVHEAPSAESGAPSAFELAAQAGSQGPEEDLQMNRTVEFKEFIQKIIALLQGAEEQRGEKQLQVEEPEVAIENTSPPCRRKSHEKKSSFRKAYSHKKCGSKEGKRAWAAGVASPESRPHRRPSFLPLCMGGHQPSASSSLDLDNVEFQESLPEEGTPVGSSEAPPQTRGHKPEEGLQPDEVFESKELIIQGLVDLLQEVDDQLGEQNIASLEIQSPD; from the exons ATGGAGCATCCGCGGGGACCGAAGAAGCCTCTGTCGGGGAGAAGAGCCAGGTCTCTGGACAGGTCACATGGCCCCAAGAAGGACTCAGAGTCATGGAACTGCCAGTGCCTTTCCCTGCCCATTCTCACCACCCCCTACAGGCGGGTGCTGCACCGGACGGCCAGCGACGGGACCAGgtgtccccagagcccagctcagTCTGTGGAGGCTCAGGGCACCACGGCCATAGCCCTCAGCCTGGAGGAGACCAGGGAGTTTCTCCCCAGTGACCAGAAGCCTCCGCAGGACACTAAGAAGGACAAGGCCCAGAGGTGGGGCCAGCAGGGGTGGCTGAAGACCTTTATAAACTTCCTTCTGAGGACAGGCCCTGAGGAGCCCAAAGAAAAGGGCAGCCGGAAGGCAAAGGGGAAGGAGGGCCTCCCCAAGCCCGCAGAAGCCCCTGGGGCACCAGGGGACACAGCTCCTAGGAAGAAAGCCCACGACAAGAAGGCCAGCCGCAAGAAACATGGTCACAAGAAACATGTTGCTGAGGAAACCAAGGGGACCCAAGATCAGGAGACCGAAGGCCAAGAGACAGGGCTGTGCAAGATGGCGGTTGCCCCACGCTCCGAGGAGGCTGACCTGGGCCCAGCACCCAGGG GTGGGGAAGGTTCAGATCTCCACCAGTCCTTGTTCATTGAGGACAGGGGTCCTGGAGCGTCGGAGATTTCTTCTCAAGCCACAGGTCACTGGCCGGAAGAGAAGCTCAAAACCCTTGACA AGGAGACCATCATCAGGATGATAGTGGAATTTCTCCAAAGAGTGGGAGACCAGTGGGAGGAGGAG CAGCTTCAAGCTCCTCGGCCAGAGGTGGTTCAACAGAACCCAGTGCCAGCCGTCAGGAAGAAATCCCAAGAGAAGAAGTCTAGCCTCAAGAGAGCCTTTCCTCATAAGAAACACGGCTCCGAGGAGCCTAAGAGAGCGGGGCCTGCCGGTGTTTCCAGCCCCGAGTCCCGGCCACTCAGGAGGCCCAACTTTCTGCCCCTGCTCACCGAGCCCTCCACCTCTAGCAGCCTCG GTTCGGAGGAACCCCATGTCCACGAGGCCCCGTCTGCAGAGAGCGGGGCTCCAAGTGCCTTCGAGCTTGCCGCCCAAGCAGGAAGCCAGGGACCCGAAGAAGACTTGCAGATGAACAGAACCGTGGAATTCA AAGAATTCATTCAGAAGATCATTGCCCTACTCCAGGgtgcagaggagcagaggggagagaag cAGCTTCAAGTCGAGGAACCGGAGGTGGCTATAGAAAACACATCCCCACCCTGCAGAAGGAAATCCCATGAGAAAAAGTCCAGTTTCAGAAAAGCCTATTCTCATAAGAAATGCGGCtccaaggaagggaagagagcgTGGGCTGCAGGTGTTGCCAGCCCGGAGTCCCGGCCGCACAGGAGGCCCAGCTTTCTGCCCCTGTGCATGGGGGGCCATCAGCCCTCTGCCTCCAGCAGCCTCG ATCTGGACAATGTTGAGTTCCAGGAGTCCTTGCCTGAAGAAGGGACACCTGTTGGATCCTCAGAAGCGCCCCCCCAGACCAGGGGCCACAAGCCAGAGGAGGGACTGCAGCCGGATGAAGTGTTCGAATCTA aGGAGCTGATCATTCAGGGGCTGGTGGACCTTCTCCAAGAAGTGGATGACCAGTTGGGAGAGCAG aaCATCGCAAGTCTTGAAATCCAAAGTCCAGATTAA
- the BNIP5 gene encoding protein BNIP5 isoform X2, whose product MEHPRGPKKPLSGRRARSLDRSHGPKKDSESWNCQCLSLPILTTPYRRVLHRTASDGTRCPQSPAQSVEAQGTTAIALSLEETREFLPSDQKPPQDTKKDKAQRWGQQGWLKTFINFLLRTGPEEPKEKGSRKAKGKEGLPKPAEAPGAPGDTAPRKKAHDKKASRKKHGHKKHVAEETKGTQDQETEGQETGLCKMAVAPRSEEADLGPAPRGGEGSDLHQSLFIEDRGPGASEISSQATGHWPEEKLKTLDKETIIRMIVEFLQRVGDQWEEEQLQAPRPEVVQQNPVPAVRKKSQEKKSSLKRAFPHKKHGSEEPKRAGPAGVSSPESRPLRRPNFLPLLTEPSTSSSLGSEEPHVHEAPSAESGAPSAFELAAQAGSQGPEEDLQMNRTVEFKEFIQKIIALLQGAEEQRGEKLQVEEPEVAIENTSPPCRRKSHEKKSSFRKAYSHKKCGSKEGKRAWAAGVASPESRPHRRPSFLPLCMGGHQPSASSSLDLDNVEFQESLPEEGTPVGSSEAPPQTRGHKPEEGLQPDEVFESKELIIQGLVDLLQEVDDQLGEQIRRHPSFKRVLHKLSDSSLRKLAATLQSQKAHLAELDRNLTKRPYHFAFGSSNKFAGNNSHTILSLMGLCYGHSQHSYTHFLCPMAQQNIASLEIQSPD is encoded by the exons ATGGAGCATCCGCGGGGACCGAAGAAGCCTCTGTCGGGGAGAAGAGCCAGGTCTCTGGACAGGTCACATGGCCCCAAGAAGGACTCAGAGTCATGGAACTGCCAGTGCCTTTCCCTGCCCATTCTCACCACCCCCTACAGGCGGGTGCTGCACCGGACGGCCAGCGACGGGACCAGgtgtccccagagcccagctcagTCTGTGGAGGCTCAGGGCACCACGGCCATAGCCCTCAGCCTGGAGGAGACCAGGGAGTTTCTCCCCAGTGACCAGAAGCCTCCGCAGGACACTAAGAAGGACAAGGCCCAGAGGTGGGGCCAGCAGGGGTGGCTGAAGACCTTTATAAACTTCCTTCTGAGGACAGGCCCTGAGGAGCCCAAAGAAAAGGGCAGCCGGAAGGCAAAGGGGAAGGAGGGCCTCCCCAAGCCCGCAGAAGCCCCTGGGGCACCAGGGGACACAGCTCCTAGGAAGAAAGCCCACGACAAGAAGGCCAGCCGCAAGAAACATGGTCACAAGAAACATGTTGCTGAGGAAACCAAGGGGACCCAAGATCAGGAGACCGAAGGCCAAGAGACAGGGCTGTGCAAGATGGCGGTTGCCCCACGCTCCGAGGAGGCTGACCTGGGCCCAGCACCCAGGG GTGGGGAAGGTTCAGATCTCCACCAGTCCTTGTTCATTGAGGACAGGGGTCCTGGAGCGTCGGAGATTTCTTCTCAAGCCACAGGTCACTGGCCGGAAGAGAAGCTCAAAACCCTTGACA AGGAGACCATCATCAGGATGATAGTGGAATTTCTCCAAAGAGTGGGAGACCAGTGGGAGGAGGAG CAGCTTCAAGCTCCTCGGCCAGAGGTGGTTCAACAGAACCCAGTGCCAGCCGTCAGGAAGAAATCCCAAGAGAAGAAGTCTAGCCTCAAGAGAGCCTTTCCTCATAAGAAACACGGCTCCGAGGAGCCTAAGAGAGCGGGGCCTGCCGGTGTTTCCAGCCCCGAGTCCCGGCCACTCAGGAGGCCCAACTTTCTGCCCCTGCTCACCGAGCCCTCCACCTCTAGCAGCCTCG GTTCGGAGGAACCCCATGTCCACGAGGCCCCGTCTGCAGAGAGCGGGGCTCCAAGTGCCTTCGAGCTTGCCGCCCAAGCAGGAAGCCAGGGACCCGAAGAAGACTTGCAGATGAACAGAACCGTGGAATTCA AAGAATTCATTCAGAAGATCATTGCCCTACTCCAGGgtgcagaggagcagaggggagagaag CTTCAAGTCGAGGAACCGGAGGTGGCTATAGAAAACACATCCCCACCCTGCAGAAGGAAATCCCATGAGAAAAAGTCCAGTTTCAGAAAAGCCTATTCTCATAAGAAATGCGGCtccaaggaagggaagagagcgTGGGCTGCAGGTGTTGCCAGCCCGGAGTCCCGGCCGCACAGGAGGCCCAGCTTTCTGCCCCTGTGCATGGGGGGCCATCAGCCCTCTGCCTCCAGCAGCCTCG ATCTGGACAATGTTGAGTTCCAGGAGTCCTTGCCTGAAGAAGGGACACCTGTTGGATCCTCAGAAGCGCCCCCCCAGACCAGGGGCCACAAGCCAGAGGAGGGACTGCAGCCGGATGAAGTGTTCGAATCTA aGGAGCTGATCATTCAGGGGCTGGTGGACCTTCTCCAAGAAGTGGATGACCAGTTGGGAGAGCAG ATCAGGCGACACCCCAGCTTTAAGAGGGTTTTACACAAGCTCTCAGACTCCTCCCTCAGGAAGTTGGCAGCCACCCTGCAGAGCCAGAAGGCCCACCTTGCAGAGCTGGACAGGAACCTCACCAAGAGACCCTACCACTTTGCCTTTGGCTCATCTAACAAATTTGCCGGCAACAATAGCCACACCATCCTTAGCCTCATGGGCCTGTGCTATGGCCATAGCCAACACAGCTACACCCACTTCCTGTGCCCGATGGCCCAGCAG aaCATCGCAAGTCTTGAAATCCAAAGTCCAGATTAA